In one Juglans regia cultivar Chandler chromosome 11, Walnut 2.0, whole genome shotgun sequence genomic region, the following are encoded:
- the LOC108997696 gene encoding tubulin alpha-1 chain-like: MRECISVHIGQAGIQVGNACWELYCLEHGIQPDGQMPSDKTVGGGDDAFNTFFSETGAGKHVPRAVFVDLEPTVIDEVRTGTYRQLFHPEQLISGKEDAANNFARGHYTIGKEIVDLCLDRIRKLADNCTGLQGFLVFNAVGGGTGSGLGSLLLERLSVDYGKKSKLGFTVYPSPQVSTSVVEPYNSVLSTHSLLEHTDVAVLLDNEAIYDICRRSLDIERPTYTNLNRLVSQVISSLTASLRFDGALNVDVTEFQTNLVPYPRIHFMLSSYAPVISAEKAYHEQLSVAEITNSAFEPSSMMAKCDPRHGKYMACCLMYRGDVVPKDVNAAVATIKTKRTIQFVDWCPTGFKCGINYQPPTVVPGGDLAKVQRAVCMISNSTSVAEVFSRIDHKFDLMYAKRAFVHWYVGEGMEEGEFSEAREDLAALEKDYEEVGAEAGEDEEGDEGDEY, translated from the exons ATGAGAGAATGCATCTCGGTCCACATCGGCCAGGCCGGTATTCAGGTCGGAAATGCTTGCTGGGAACTCTACTGTCTAGAGCACGGCATTCAG CCTGATGGCCAGATGCCAAGCGATAAGACTGTTGGGGGTGGTGATGATGCTTTTAACACCTTCTTCAGTGAAACTGGTGCTGGGAAGCATGTCCCCCGTGCAGTTTTTGTAGATCTAGAACCTACAGTTATTGATGAGGTCAGGACAGGGACGTACCGACAACTCTTTCACCCTGAACAACTCATCAGCGGCAAGGAAGATGCTGCTAACAATTTTGCTCGTGGCCACTATACCA TTGGGAAAGAGATCGTTGATCTGTGCTTGGATCGTATCCGAAAGCTTGCTGACAACTGCACTGGTCTGCAAGGGTTCCTGGTTTTCAATGCTGTTGGTGGGGGCACTGGTTCTGGTCTTGGCTCCCTTCTCCTCGAACGACTTTCAGTTGACTATGGCAAGAAGTCTAAGCTTGGGTTCACTGTATATCCCTCACCACAGGTTTCTACCTCCGTTGTTGAGCCCTACAATAGTGTCCTCTCTACCCACTCCCTTTTGGAGCACACTGATGTTGCTGTGCTGCTCGATAATGAGGCGATCTATGATATCTGCAGGCGTTCCCTTGACATCGAGCGCCCAACATATACAAATCTTAACCGATTGGTGTCTCAG GTGATTTCATCACTAACTGCCTCTCTGAGGTTCGATGGTGCCTTGAATGTAGATGTGACTGAGTTCCAGACTAACCTGGTCCCATATCCCAGGATTCACTTCATGCTTTCATCTTACGCTCCTGTGATCTCAGCTGAGAAGGCCTACCATGAGCAGCTATCGGTTGCAGAGATCACTAATAGTGCATTTGAGCCTTCATCCATGATGGCCAAGTGCGACCCCCGCCATGGCAAGTATATGGCTTGCTGTCTGATGTACAGAGGAGATGTGGTGCCCAAGGACGTCAATGCAGCTGTGGCCACCATCAAGACCAAGCGTACCATCCAATTTGTTGACTGGTGTCCAACTGGATTTAAGTGTGGCATTAATTACCAACCCCCAACCGTTGTTCCTGGTGGTGATCTTGCCAAGGTTCAGAGGGCAGTGTGCATGATCTCTAACTCCACCAGTGTAGCTGAAGTGTTCTCCCGCATTGACCACAAGTTTGACCTTATGTATGCAAAGAGGGCATTCGTTCACTGGTATGTCGGTGAGGGCATGGAGGAAGGTGAATTCTCGGAGGCCCGTGAAGACCTTGCTGCCCTCGAGAAAGATTATGAGGAGGTTGGTGCTGAGgctggtgaggatgaggaaggtgACGAGGGGGATGAATATTAA
- the LOC108997635 gene encoding LRR receptor-like serine/threonine-protein kinase HSL2, translated as MTRPRPKTLLLLFLLFLHCLSMVVALGGDYEILIRVKNAQLDDPNGSLSDWVSNSDRNPCKWTGITCDSRNRSVISIDLSGLGISGGFPFDFCRIRTLQNLSLSDNNFNGSLPSERISVCSRLYLLNLCNNYFVGELPELSSFTVLEVIDLSYNNFTGNIPMSFGGLQSLKVLTLTLNLLTGSIPSFLGNLSELTRLELACNPFKPNALPPEIGNLTKLENLYLLGSNLIGHIPESIGKLVSLKNLDLSGNSLSGEIPTGIGGLKSVEQIELYENQLSGGLPESIANLSALLRLDVSENKLTGKLPDKIAAMPLNSLNLNDNFFEGEVPEILSSNPNLQQLKLFNNSFSGKLPDNLGKYSDLEDFDVSTNNFIGQLPKYLCFRKKLQNLIAFKNRFSGSLPESYGDCNSLSYVRIADNELSGKVPDGFWSLPLEFLEMHNNRLEGSVLGSISRARKLTKIFIFDNKFEGEIPAEICQLHELIVIDVSKNRFSGDVPTCITGLKKLERLRMQENQFSGEIPGSVGSWSDMVELNLSRNRFSGKIPAALGNLPVLMYLDLACNSLSGVIPVELTKLKLNEFNVADNKLHGEVPIGFNNELYLNSLLGNPNLCSPNLKPLPPCSKTRRAALYFAVILAICALLFIGFLLWFFKAKYQALGGKSNSRWKIISFQRIVFSEEDVIPCLKEENVIGMGGSGQVYKVKLKPGMTVAVKRLWGGTSQNPESEAVFRSEIETLGRIRHGNILKLLLGCSGEASWILVYEYMENGSLGDVLHGEKGGALLNWPRRYLIAVCVAQGLAYLHHDCVPAIVHRDVKSNNILLDDEWRPRVADFGMAKTLQREVGQGDAPGSMSRVAGSYGYIAPEYAYTTKVKEKSDVYSYGVVLLELITGKRPNDSSFGDDKDIVKWVLEIALSSPDGGTGEAISEGCSGVLDQLIDPRMDSCSCDYEEIKKVLKVALLCISELPNKRPSMRKVVELLKVGPN; from the exons ATGACGCGTCCAAGACCCAAAACCCTTCTGTTGCTGTTTCTCCTGTTTTTGCACTGTTTATCTATGGTTGTTGCTCTTGGAGGAGACTACGAGATTTTGATTCGGGTGAAGAATGCCCAACTGGACGACCCCAATGGCAGCCTCAGCGATTGGGTTTCGAACAGTGATCGCAATCCCTGTAAGTGGACCGGCATTACTTGCGACTCTCGGAATCGATCGGTTATTTCCATTGATCTATCCGGGTTGGGCATCTCCGGCGGGTTCCCGTTTGATTTCTGCCGGATTAGAACCCTCCagaacctctctctctcggacAACAACTTCAATGGTAGTCTTCCATCCGAGCGCATATCCGTCTGCTCACGCCTTTACTTGCTTAACCTCTGCAATAATTACTTCGTCGGTGAGCTTCCGGAGCTGTCTTCGTTCACTGTATTGGAGGTCATCGACCTCTCCTACAACAACTTTACCGGGAATATTCCCATGAGCTTTGGTGGGTTACAGTCGCTGAAAGTGCTCACTCTTACTCTGAACTTGCTCACCGGTTCGATCCCTTCCTTCTTAGGTAATCTGAGCGAGTTGACCCGCTTAGAGCTCGCTTGCAACCCATTCAAGCCCAATGCTTTACCTCCAGAGATTGGAAACCTGACAAAGCTCGAGAATTTATATCTGCTGGGATCGAACCTCATCGGCCACATACCAGAGTCAATTGGAAAACTCGTCTCGCTCAAGAACCTAGACTTATCCGGAAACTCTCTTTCAGGCGAGATTCCTACCGGTATTGGCGGATTGAAAAGCGTAGAACAAATCGAACTCTATGAGAACCAGTTGTCCGGTGGGTTGCCCGAGAGCATAGCAAACTTGAGCGCTTTGCTCAGACTAGATGtctctgaaaacaaactcaCTGGGAAGTTACCGGACAAGATCGCAGCAATGCCTCTCAATTCTCTGAACCTCAACGATAACTTTTTTGAAGGCGAAGTTCCAGAAATtttatcttcgaatccaaatcTGCAACAGTTAAAGCTCTTCAACAACTCATTTTCCGGCAAGCTACCCGATAACCTAGGCAAATATTCCGACTTGGAGGATTTTGATGTTTCTACAAACAATTTCATCGGTCAGTTGCCCAAGTACCTCTGCTTTCGAAAGAAGCTTCAGAATCTAATCGCATTCAAAAATCGTTTCTCTGGAAGTTTACCAGAATCGTACGGTGACTGCAATTCTCTTAGTTATGTGAGGATTGCGGACAACGAACTCTCCGGCAAAGTACCGGACGGTTTCTGGAGTCTTCCGCTTGAGTTTCTTGAAATGCATAATAATAGACTCGAGGGTTCTGTTTTGGGTTCGATATCCCGTGCTCGTAAGCTCACTAAGATCTTCATCTTCGACAATAAGTTTGAGGGTGAAATTCCGGCGGAGATTTGCCAGCTGCATGAACTCATCGTGATCGATGTGAGCAAAAACCGATTTTCCGGCGATGTTCCGACTTGTATAACTGGATTGAAGAAACTAGAGAGGCTTAGAATGCAAGAGAACCAGTTCTCCGGGGAGATTCCGGGTTCAGTGGGCTCGTGGTCCGACATGGTCGAGTTGAACCTATCGAGAAACCGTTTCTCCGGAAAAATTCCTGCGGCACTCGGGAATTTACCGGTGTTAATGTATCTAGACCTCGCCTGCAACTCTCTTAGCGGCGTAATTCCGGTGGAGCTGACAAAGCTAAAGCTGAACGAGTTTAACGTCGCAGACAACAAATTGCATGGAGAAGTACCTATTGGGTTCAATAACGAGTTGTACCTCAATAGTCTATTGGGCAATCCGAATCTCTGTAGCCCTAATCTGAAGCCCTTGCCACCATGTTCGAAAACTAGACGCGCTGCACTGTATTTTGCAGTTATTCTGGCTATCTGCGCTTTGCTCTTCATTGGATTTCTGTTGTGGTTCTTCAAAGCCAAATATCAAGCATTGGGTGGCAAATCTAACAGCCGATGGAAGATAATCTCCTTTCAACGGATCGTGTTCAGTGAGGAAGACGTAATTCCATGTCTAAAAGAAGAAAACGTGATCGGAATGGGTGGTTCTGGTCAGGTCTACAAGGTGAAGCTCAAGCCGGGTATGACTGTGGCAGTTAAGAGACTTTGGGGAGGTACCTCCCAAAACCCGGAGTCAGAAGCGGTATTCAGATCGGAGATCGAGACGTTGGGTCGGATCCGCCATGGCAATATTTTGAAGCTGCTGTTGGGTTGCAGCGGTGAGGCGTCTTGGATTTTGGTGTACGAGTACATGGAGAATGGGAGCTTGGGCGACGTGCTGCACGGAGAGAAGGGCGGTGCTTTGTTGAATTGGCCTCGTCGGTACTTGATAGCTGTGTGTGTGGCTCAGGGGTTGGCGTATCTTCACCATGACTGCGTGCCAGCGATTGTGCACCGAGATGTGAAGAGCAACAACATATTGTTGGACGACGAGTGGAGGCCGCGTGTGGCGGATTTTGGGATGGCCAAGACTTTGCAGCGGGAGGTGGGGCAGGGGGATGCTCCAGGTTCCATGTCTCGTGTCGCTGGGTCCTATGGCTACATTGCGCCAG AGTATGCTTATACTacgaaagtgaaagaaaaaagtgatgTTTATAGTTATGGTGTGGTGCTTTTGGAGTTAATAACTGGCAAGAGGCCAAATGACTCATCCTTCGGCGATGACAAGGACATAGTGAAGTGGGTTTTAGAGATAGCTCTATCATCTCCTGATGGTGGAACCGGCGAAGCCATCTCCGAAGGTTGCAGTGGAGTCCTGGACCAGCTTATAGACCCGAGGATGGACTCATGCTCGTGCGATTATGAAGAGATTAAGAAGGTTTTGAAGGTGGCTCTCCTCTGTATCTCAGAACTTCCCAACAAAAGACCCTCCATGCGAAAGGTGGTTGAATTGCTGAAAGTGGGTCCTAATTGA
- the LOC108997640 gene encoding uncharacterized protein LOC108997640, with amino-acid sequence MATTTLTRLQKPNPTSTMTMNKPPKSKLACFSFAAYAKSLMEHLKSSNIPVFEGLSDSEFTSVESIFGFSFPPDLRSILQEGLPVAPGFPNWRSSSTQQLRILLDLPSLGILKRVSQRSFWCESWGVDRPDDTDEALALAKEFLDKAPALVPIYRHFYLPSKPNMAGNPVFYVNGGDVRVFSFDVARLFQEAEFLNISTRSGIKAPAWAAKKARRIEFWTDVAASGGTRWWRSGALGGCLEEVSWRLRDGGWKEDEVREMMMMMDGGDERNSLGVVRGKEGMASHMRMLSTVLLRAGWSKEDVVYSLGLQDDDHEKNDLLEGKTFSEFQALQHPNSCSKVDEDHQEQSLKQLMLLHSLKV; translated from the coding sequence ATGGCTACCACAACACTAACTCGATTGCAGAAACCGAACCCCACAAGCACCATGACGATGAACAAGCCCCCCAAGTCCAAGCTAGCCTGCTTTTCTTTTGCTGCCTACGCCAAGAGCCTCATGGAACACCTCAAGTCGTCTAACATCCCCGTCTTTGAAGGTCTCTCCGACTCCGAGTTCACCTCCGTCGAGTCAATCTTCGGTTTCTCCTTTCCCCCGGACCTCCGCTCCATTCTCCAAGAAGGACTCCCCGTCGCCCCCGGCTTCCCAAACTGGCGTTCCTCCTCAACCCAACAGCTCCGTATCCTCCTCGACCTCCCTTCATTGGGAATCCTTAAAAGAGTCTCTCAGAGAAGCTTCTGGTGCGAGTCTTGGGGGGTCGATCGGCCTGACGACACTGACGAAGCCCTGGCTTTGGCCAAGGAGTTCTTGGACAAAGCTCCGGCTCTCGTTCCCATATACCGACATTTCTATCTTCCTTCGAAGCCCAACATGGCTGGAAATCCGGTGTTTTACGTTAATGGTGGTGATGTTCGTGTGTTTAGCTTCGATGTTGCCCGGCTCTTCCAAGAAGCTGAATTCTTGAACATTTCGACGAGGTCAGGGATCAAGGCCCCGGCGTGGGCTGCAAAGAAGGCGAGAAGAATTGAGTTCTGGACGGACGTGGCGGCGAGTGGCGGCACGCGGTGGTGGAGGAGTGGGGCTTTGGGCGGGTGTTTGGAGGAGGTCTCATGGAGGTTGAGGGATGGAGGGTGGAAGGAAGACGAGGTTagggagatgatgatgatgatggacgGTGGTGATGAGAGGAACAGTCTGGGTGTGGTGAGGGGTAAAGAGGGTATGGCATCTCACATGAGGATGTTGTCTACGGTCTTACTACGTGCGGGATGGAGCAAGGAAGATGTGGTGTACTCGCTTGGTCTTcaagatgatgatcatgagaaAAATGACCTTCTAGAGGGAAAAACCTTTTCGGAATTTCAAGctcttcaacatccaaacagtTGTTCTAAGGTGGATGAAGACCATCAAGAGCAGAGTTTGAAGCAGCTAATGCTGTTGCACTCTCTTAAGGTGTGA